From the Theobroma cacao cultivar B97-61/B2 chromosome 2, Criollo_cocoa_genome_V2, whole genome shotgun sequence genome, one window contains:
- the LOC108660761 gene encoding vinorine synthase-like, whose translation MKLEVEVISKEIVQPSSPTPDRLRRYQLSFLDQLTPSIYNPLVLFYPEICDSQANKIKTSDQLKQSISKALTYFYPLAGRMIDNLSVDCNDEGIPFLAARVKCQLLDVIKNPVPCELNKLLPLEVHDPEEFLLGIQFNIFDCGGIGVGVCISHKVGDALSFFTFVNMWAAIARGESKVMAPEFGSASLFPPRSLSGYSPSIPPPKETIITKRFVFTASKIEEIRGKYADYSSLETQTRPTRIEALSAFIWSRFAAATDLRSRPDTLCVIFHLVNLRTRIDPPLPEYSVGNLYSFTTTVPSTDSTGESCHNLVTQMRDSIKKINKEFVRKLQGGYDHLDHIKEMAERYSKEEMVSFTFTSLCRFPLYEADFGWGKPIWVGSTARDFKNVVTFMDTVSENGIEAWVSLREEDMSKFDSDEELLAYIAPKNLQRI comes from the coding sequence ATGAAGCTTGAGGTTGAAGTGATATCCAAAGAGATTGTCCAGCCATCCTCTCCAACGCCGGACCGGCTTCGCCGCTACCAACTCTCTTTCCTTGATCAACTGACTCCCTCAATTTATAACCCTTTGGTCCTGTTCTACCCAGAAATATGTGATTCCCAAGCCAACAAAATCAAGACTTCCGATCAGCTTAAACAGTCCATTTCCAAGGCCCTAACCTATTTCTACCCGCTAGCCGGACGCATGATAGACAACTTGTCTGTTGATTGCAACGATGAGGGCATACCTTTTTTGGCAGCCAGAGTCAAGTGCCAACTTTTAGATGTCATAAAAAATCCTGTCCCCTGTGAACTTAACAAATTACTTCCACTTGAAGTACATGATCCCGAAGAATTTCTTCTAGGAATCCAATTCAACATCTTTGACTGTGGAGGAATAGGTGTTGGTGTGTGCATTTCTCACAAAGTCGGAGATGCCCTGTCATTTTTCACGTTTGTGAATATGTGGGCTGCCATTGCTCGTGGGGAGAGCAAAGTGATGGCCCCAGAATTTGGTTCAGCCTCGCTTTTCCCACCACGGAGCCTTTCAGGGTATAGCCCAAGCATTCCCCCACCGAAAGAAACAATCATAACAAAAAGGTTTGTGTTTACTGCCTCTAAAATAGAGGAAATCAGAGGAAAATATGCCGATTATTCCAGCTTAGAAACCCAAACACGCCCAACTCGCATTGAGGCCTTATCAGCTTTCATTTGGAGCCGTTTTGCTGCTGCCACTGACTTAAGATCAAGGCCTGATACGCTTTgcgtaatttttcacttggtAAACTTACGTACAAGAATAGACCCGCCTCTGCCAGAGTATTCTGTTGGCAATCTTTATAGCTTTACAACGACAGTTCCATCCACGGACAGTACTGGAGAAAGCTGTCATAATCTCGTTACCCAGATGAGAGACTCcatcaaaaaaatcaacaaagaaTTCGTGAGGAAGCTCCAAGGTGGATATGATCACTTGGACCATATCAAAGAGATGGCTGAAAGGTATAGCAAAGAGGAGATGGTTTCCTTTACTTTCACTAGCTTATGCAGGTTTCCTCTATACGAAGCTGATTTTGGTTGGGGCAAACCCATTTGGGTAGGTTCCACTGCTCGAGATTTCAAGAACGTAGTTACTTTCATGGATACCGTATCTGAGAATGGAATAGAGGCTTGGGTTAGCCTAAGGGAGGAAGATATGTCAAAATTTGATTCTGACGAGGAATTGCTTGCATATATTGCTCCAAAAAACCTGCAAAGAATATAA